In one Neobacillus sp. CF12 genomic region, the following are encoded:
- the essC gene encoding type VII secretion protein EssC, which yields MIVTLINKASINSITLPEKIRGQYWIYDCNDRSKKLIGIEGINGEWILKSNKDVKVLDHSGKHIRNTVLSPLSIYNLDTQEPDNKTIVFIEPSTDDRQTFTKYLVDQDTDITIGRTDKNDVVLNNHFVSASHATLSFRNGKWSITDLTSTNGTFVDGDRVKSRDLSIGDMIYIMGYKMIVGSFFVAFNNPDGTLSLKSKVLKPFMNQKAEIPDEEDEYEAPATDYFYRSPRFKRDVEKAVIKIDSPPPNAIGEEMPLMLVLGPSMTMGMASMATATFAVNNAMATGDFSRAIPSIVMSASMLLGTILWPVLSKKYDMRRRRKKEKIRQEKYKEYLDKITIKFNEEAERQEEILRENHIPVNDLSRRIDQVDRNLWERGLGQNDFLKLRVGTGNGVLAADISYSEKKFSIDDDNLEEELYTLVESPKILRNIPITLSLFENYISGVIGNRKQSVEFAKGLIFQLAALYSYDEVKMVFVYDQEEEDEFGFTKWLPHVWSNDNKFRFIATNNNEIKEVSAYIEKEIEARSTVSDSNMEDIKPYYIVFAMSKQLAIRAEMLKQVYLKKKNLYISVVTFYDELKNLPKECTMVVDLDENSGKLFDKNDITGKSISFVPDPPLTADPTELSVKLANVPLDTLANSFNLPKMVTFLELFGVGKVEHLNALTRWKDNDPTKSLEAAVGVDTLGELFKLDLHEKFHGPHGLVAGMTGSGKSEFIISYILSLAVNYHPNEVAFILIDYKGGGMAKSFENLPHTAGIITNLDGAAIKRSLISIESELKRRQAIFAQASKQVGESNIDIYNYQKLYREGVVSEPLQHLFIISDEFAELKTQQPEFMAQLISAARIGRSLGVHLILATQKPSGVVDDQIWSNSKFRVSLKVQERADSMDMLKRPDAAELTDTGRFYLQVGYNELFEMGQSAWAGAPYYPSDKVVVEKDTSVVVIDRNGRPMKEAKIDKKKNLFANPKKQMDVITDYLSTIAQEEQIKIRPLWLEPIPALILLDDVKEKYTLGHENSFVLNPVIGEYDDPARQQQCLLRLPLTQEGNTIVYGVAGSGKTTFLNTMVYSLIQEHTPDEVHIYLLDFASETLRAFAKAPHVGDVILSYESEKISNLFKLLQSELENRKKLFADYGGDLASYLRATGEKMPSIVVGVNNFAAFTEMYEEKETAVSFLSREGTKYGIYFVLTALGTNAVRFRLLQNFKQMLVLQLNDESDYASIVGKTDGLFPSRYKGRGLVKRDAIYEFQVAQITDESVPFQFIQKESVKLQSAWKGDIARKIPILPDQVDVEFLSEYVSEESLTIPIGVEKNSLNVHYYPFGKSYIHMILSSSTEHLGFTHDLAAFMANHGGFDVTVMDGQQSFITKDNRHMTYYSTVKDFENTVHALFELVLYRNNTYKEAIEKGVEAEPFDQKVIIINSVVALKNALSKEGVEKLGLILEKGDAKYNMTILFAEQSKNLSGITFDKWYKQHMNSGDGIWVGGGITDQFNLKAAKTTSEMREDMTAEFGFSLQKGKSIKVKLLNSVKENGDNVE from the coding sequence ATGATTGTAACGTTAATAAACAAAGCAAGTATTAATTCTATTACTCTTCCTGAGAAAATTAGAGGTCAATATTGGATTTATGATTGTAATGACAGGTCCAAGAAATTAATCGGGATTGAAGGTATCAACGGGGAATGGATTCTAAAATCTAACAAAGATGTTAAAGTGTTAGACCATTCAGGAAAACACATTCGTAATACCGTACTAAGTCCGTTAAGTATCTACAATTTGGATACGCAAGAACCCGATAATAAAACGATTGTGTTTATTGAACCAAGTACTGATGATCGCCAAACCTTCACGAAATATTTGGTAGATCAAGACACTGATATTACGATTGGAAGAACCGATAAGAACGATGTCGTACTAAACAATCACTTTGTGTCGGCCTCACATGCAACACTATCATTTCGTAACGGAAAATGGAGCATTACCGACCTTACCAGCACGAATGGGACTTTTGTCGATGGCGATCGCGTGAAGAGCAGGGACCTAAGTATTGGCGATATGATTTACATCATGGGTTACAAAATGATTGTGGGAAGTTTCTTTGTTGCTTTTAATAACCCCGATGGGACACTTTCTTTAAAAAGTAAGGTCCTAAAACCATTTATGAATCAAAAAGCAGAGATTCCAGACGAAGAGGATGAATATGAAGCACCGGCAACGGATTACTTTTATCGTTCCCCTCGCTTTAAAAGAGACGTGGAGAAAGCTGTTATCAAAATAGACTCACCGCCTCCAAATGCGATTGGTGAAGAGATGCCGTTGATGTTGGTGTTAGGTCCTTCTATGACGATGGGGATGGCGTCGATGGCGACAGCCACTTTTGCGGTCAATAATGCGATGGCTACGGGTGACTTTTCTAGAGCCATTCCTTCCATTGTTATGTCTGCGAGCATGCTTCTTGGAACGATTTTGTGGCCGGTACTGTCTAAGAAGTATGATATGAGACGAAGACGCAAAAAGGAAAAAATCCGCCAAGAAAAGTATAAAGAATATTTAGATAAAATCACCATTAAATTTAACGAAGAAGCTGAAAGGCAAGAAGAAATCTTGCGTGAAAATCATATTCCTGTCAATGACCTTAGCCGTCGAATAGATCAAGTTGACCGAAATCTATGGGAACGTGGCCTTGGTCAAAATGATTTTCTTAAGTTAAGAGTGGGTACAGGGAATGGTGTATTAGCTGCCGATATTTCGTATTCCGAAAAGAAATTCTCCATTGATGATGACAATCTCGAAGAAGAATTGTACACCTTAGTGGAGTCTCCGAAAATCTTAAGGAACATACCTATTACCTTATCCTTGTTTGAAAATTACATATCAGGTGTGATTGGAAATCGAAAACAAAGTGTTGAATTTGCAAAGGGATTGATTTTTCAATTAGCCGCGCTGTATAGCTATGATGAAGTGAAAATGGTGTTTGTCTATGACCAAGAGGAAGAAGATGAATTTGGTTTTACCAAATGGCTGCCGCATGTTTGGAGTAATGATAATAAGTTCCGCTTTATTGCTACGAATAACAATGAAATAAAGGAAGTTTCAGCTTATATCGAAAAAGAAATTGAAGCCCGTTCAACTGTTAGTGACAGTAATATGGAAGATATCAAACCTTATTATATTGTTTTTGCGATGAGCAAGCAGCTAGCGATTCGTGCCGAGATGTTAAAACAGGTTTATCTAAAGAAAAAGAATCTCTATATTTCTGTCGTTACTTTTTACGATGAACTTAAAAATCTGCCGAAGGAATGTACGATGGTTGTGGATTTGGATGAGAACAGCGGTAAACTGTTCGATAAAAATGATATCACGGGTAAATCCATTTCATTTGTTCCAGATCCACCATTAACTGCTGACCCAACTGAATTAAGTGTGAAGTTAGCGAATGTACCGCTCGATACGTTAGCGAACTCTTTTAATCTGCCAAAAATGGTTACGTTCTTAGAGCTATTTGGAGTGGGAAAAGTTGAACACTTAAATGCATTAACCCGCTGGAAGGACAATGATCCAACAAAATCATTGGAAGCAGCGGTGGGTGTGGATACATTGGGTGAGTTATTTAAGCTCGATTTACATGAAAAGTTCCATGGACCGCATGGCTTGGTGGCAGGGATGACGGGTTCTGGTAAGTCTGAATTTATCATTTCCTATATCTTGTCATTGGCCGTTAACTATCATCCGAATGAAGTCGCGTTTATCTTGATTGACTATAAAGGCGGCGGTATGGCTAAATCCTTTGAAAACCTGCCGCACACCGCTGGGATTATCACCAACTTAGATGGTGCGGCCATTAAACGTTCGTTGATCTCGATTGAAAGTGAATTGAAGCGCCGGCAGGCTATTTTTGCACAAGCCAGCAAACAGGTTGGCGAAAGCAATATCGATATTTACAACTATCAAAAGCTCTACCGTGAAGGTGTTGTATCTGAACCATTGCAGCATTTGTTCATCATTTCCGATGAGTTCGCGGAGTTAAAAACACAGCAGCCAGAATTTATGGCTCAACTGATTAGTGCAGCCCGTATCGGCCGAAGCTTAGGTGTCCATTTGATATTGGCCACACAAAAACCGAGTGGTGTGGTAGATGATCAAATCTGGAGTAACTCTAAATTTAGGGTGAGTTTGAAAGTTCAAGAACGTGCAGACAGTATGGACATGCTCAAACGTCCTGACGCGGCTGAACTTACCGATACCGGACGCTTTTATCTGCAGGTCGGTTATAACGAATTATTTGAAATGGGTCAGTCTGCTTGGGCAGGTGCACCATATTATCCTTCTGATAAAGTGGTTGTGGAAAAGGATACTAGTGTTGTGGTTATTGACCGCAATGGCCGCCCGATGAAAGAAGCGAAAATCGATAAGAAGAAAAACCTGTTTGCCAATCCAAAAAAGCAGATGGATGTAATCACCGATTATTTAAGTACGATTGCGCAGGAAGAACAGATTAAAATACGTCCACTATGGCTTGAGCCTATACCAGCTTTGATTCTATTAGATGATGTAAAAGAAAAATATACGCTGGGCCATGAGAATTCATTTGTACTGAATCCGGTCATCGGTGAGTACGATGATCCGGCAAGACAACAACAATGCTTGCTGCGTCTGCCGCTAACACAAGAAGGAAATACGATTGTGTACGGTGTAGCAGGAAGTGGAAAAACAACTTTCTTAAATACCATGGTCTACTCCCTTATTCAGGAGCATACGCCAGACGAAGTCCATATCTATTTACTAGATTTCGCCTCTGAGACCTTACGTGCGTTTGCAAAAGCGCCTCATGTCGGGGATGTCATTCTTTCCTACGAGAGTGAGAAGATTAGTAATTTATTTAAACTGCTTCAAAGTGAATTGGAAAATAGGAAGAAGTTATTTGCGGATTATGGCGGCGACCTCGCTTCTTATTTACGTGCAACTGGAGAAAAGATGCCATCGATTGTGGTTGGTGTCAATAACTTTGCGGCTTTTACTGAAATGTACGAAGAAAAAGAAACAGCGGTATCCTTCCTGTCACGTGAAGGAACGAAGTACGGTATTTACTTTGTTTTAACAGCTCTAGGTACGAATGCTGTACGGTTCCGCTTGCTGCAAAACTTTAAGCAAATGCTCGTCCTGCAACTAAATGATGAATCCGATTATGCTTCTATCGTTGGTAAAACAGATGGATTGTTCCCATCTAGATATAAAGGCAGAGGACTTGTGAAGAGAGACGCCATTTACGAGTTCCAGGTTGCTCAAATCACAGATGAATCTGTTCCATTTCAGTTTATTCAAAAAGAATCTGTGAAACTCCAGTCCGCTTGGAAAGGGGATATAGCTAGGAAGATTCCGATTTTACCAGATCAAGTGGATGTGGAATTTTTATCCGAGTATGTTTCTGAGGAAAGTCTTACCATCCCAATTGGCGTTGAAAAGAACTCGCTTAACGTTCATTATTATCCATTTGGAAAATCTTATATCCATATGATCTTATCTTCATCGACAGAACATCTAGGTTTCACCCATGATTTAGCTGCCTTCATGGCAAATCATGGTGGTTTTGATGTGACTGTGATGGATGGACAGCAAAGTTTTATTACGAAAGATAATCGTCATATGACCTATTATTCTACCGTTAAAGACTTTGAAAATACGGTACATGCACTGTTTGAATTAGTGCTTTATCGTAATAACACTTACAAAGAGGCGATTGAAAAGGGTGTCGAAGCTGAACCTTTTGATCAAAAGGTGATCATTATTAATTCAGTTGTGGCTTTGAAAAATGCTCTGTCAAAAGAAGGGGTAGAGAAACTTGGTTTAATTCTTGAAAAAGGTGATGCCAAGTACAACATGACGATCCTATTTGCTGAGCAATCTAAGAATCTATCAGGAATCACGTTTGACAAATGGTATAAACAACATATGAATTCTGGTGATGGTATTTGGGTAGGCGGTGGGATTACTGACCAATTTAACCTAAAGGCTGCAAAAACCACTTCTGAAATGCGTGAAGACATGACTGCTGAATTTGGCTTCTCTTTGCAAAAAGGGAAGAGTATAAAGGTTAAGCTATTAAACTCAGTAAAGGAGAATGGTGACAACGTTGAATAA
- a CDS encoding methyltransferase translates to MVTTLNKVLVEIFLPAADTRFDVYIPLESQMSEVLQLVSVLLSDLSHGKYKANGSAVLCDAATGIIYNINMPVCELGIKNGSKLMLI, encoded by the coding sequence ATGGTGACAACGTTGAATAAAGTACTTGTTGAAATCTTCCTTCCTGCTGCTGACACACGTTTTGATGTGTACATACCATTAGAAAGCCAAATGAGCGAAGTACTTCAATTAGTATCCGTTTTGCTAAGCGACTTATCTCATGGAAAATACAAAGCCAATGGCAGCGCAGTTTTATGCGATGCAGCCACTGGAATTATTTACAATATTAACATGCCTGTTTGTGAACTGGGGATTAAAAACGGTTCTAAACTGATGTTGATATAG
- a CDS encoding WXG100 family type VII secretion target, producing the protein MGKVIKVTPQELETASKKMAELSETYTGIYTQLMQAAQTMGSAWEGEDNLAFVDQINGFNDDLKSMADKLLTASQALETQRANYAQMQDSNTAQVRRLTN; encoded by the coding sequence ATGGGAAAAGTAATTAAAGTAACACCGCAAGAACTAGAAACGGCTTCTAAAAAAATGGCAGAACTATCCGAAACGTACACTGGTATCTATACCCAACTGATGCAGGCAGCACAAACAATGGGTTCAGCATGGGAGGGTGAAGATAACCTTGCGTTTGTTGATCAAATCAATGGATTTAACGATGATTTAAAAAGTATGGCAGATAAACTTCTAACCGCAAGTCAAGCGCTTGAGACACAAAGAGCCAATTATGCACAAATGCAAGATAGTAATACAGCTCAAGTAAGAAGATTAACAAACTAA
- a CDS encoding WXG100 family type VII secretion target, translating to MAGQIRVSTAQVGDIAKTIEGLNERLAEELKTSQKTIQNLSNTWDGEAAQATIASFDEFAAKFFQNYQDILNSYVTFLRTNVEQGYFETETANISLADAFK from the coding sequence ATGGCTGGACAAATCAGAGTAAGCACGGCGCAAGTTGGCGATATTGCCAAAACAATCGAAGGGTTGAACGAAAGACTTGCTGAAGAGTTAAAAACAAGTCAGAAAACAATCCAAAATCTATCAAATACATGGGATGGGGAAGCAGCCCAAGCAACCATTGCTTCTTTTGATGAGTTTGCGGCAAAGTTTTTCCAAAACTATCAAGATATTCTTAACAGCTATGTAACATTTTTAAGAACAAACGTAGAACAAGGTTACTTCGAAACCGAAACAGCCAATATTAGTTTAGCTGACGCATTTAAATAA
- a CDS encoding Mbeg1-like protein, which translates to MPHSDQDLFVASQLAYYEISDTDISFLTKQGIEPTLANILKYKPEIKKTLENNLANAESGSIEATRAQGDMDLYNSFVSPNSQYSNWKVVDVNDDNNQSGFYGLLIETSPNNAVVGFRGSESHGNQFEKDWLQTDFKMINEGVGVEQQRIAAQYMAEINSKYSYDTYATAGHSLGGNLSFYAAITAPPEMRAKILQALNGDGPGFAEEFLTNPLFAEGIRDMAGKMDHYQWSLVGAILNPVPGSNYMSLQTKHNVYGEYGLGPLTAKHSMTFVGFDEHGRVIKGEMDRFAESIGRFTRELDELPAGVANSFIHAVEGFMSLPDGQKKLLAGAFIAHVAIFLATHPTVLIATVLIGATLAVIYWINPEFFGEVLIPFILDALSFTADMVQKLIDGVTTVIAAVLEAANMAKEFINNVIAKVVEVFTEFTSWARKLFNPGYRYASSHPYIKIDTQRLREYAQRLSTVNKRLNHLDRSLDSLYTKVGLLDVWSLMQADLMTGESWRINRCISYLEETLEDFESAERKIMNQLG; encoded by the coding sequence ATGCCACATTCGGATCAAGATCTATTTGTCGCCTCGCAGCTTGCTTATTATGAAATTAGTGATACGGATATCTCCTTTTTGACCAAGCAAGGAATTGAACCCACCTTGGCAAATATCCTTAAATACAAACCCGAGATTAAGAAAACGCTGGAGAACAACTTAGCCAATGCAGAATCTGGTTCTATTGAGGCAACAAGAGCCCAAGGAGATATGGATTTATATAATAGCTTTGTATCGCCTAATTCGCAGTACAGTAATTGGAAGGTTGTTGATGTAAATGATGACAACAATCAATCCGGATTTTATGGTCTGTTAATTGAAACGAGTCCGAATAATGCGGTTGTTGGATTTAGGGGCAGTGAATCCCACGGCAATCAGTTTGAAAAAGACTGGCTTCAAACGGATTTTAAAATGATCAATGAGGGTGTCGGTGTCGAGCAGCAGAGGATTGCTGCACAGTATATGGCCGAAATAAATTCTAAATATTCATATGATACGTATGCTACCGCAGGACACTCACTCGGAGGAAACTTATCTTTCTATGCGGCGATCACAGCACCGCCGGAAATGAGGGCGAAAATCCTCCAGGCATTAAATGGAGATGGTCCCGGGTTCGCCGAGGAATTTCTAACGAATCCTCTTTTTGCAGAGGGAATTCGAGATATGGCCGGGAAAATGGACCATTATCAGTGGTCATTAGTAGGGGCCATTTTAAATCCTGTTCCCGGTTCTAATTACATGTCGCTTCAAACAAAACATAATGTGTATGGCGAATATGGCTTAGGGCCATTAACTGCCAAACATAGTATGACATTTGTTGGTTTTGATGAGCATGGCCGTGTCATTAAAGGGGAAATGGATCGTTTTGCCGAAAGCATTGGCAGATTCACACGGGAGCTGGATGAACTGCCAGCTGGAGTAGCAAACTCATTTATTCATGCGGTGGAAGGCTTCATGTCTCTTCCTGATGGTCAAAAGAAACTATTGGCCGGGGCGTTCATTGCACATGTTGCGATTTTTCTTGCCACCCACCCTACTGTCTTGATTGCGACAGTGCTTATCGGGGCAACGCTTGCGGTCATCTATTGGATCAATCCAGAGTTTTTTGGCGAAGTGTTAATCCCGTTTATCCTTGATGCCCTTTCGTTTACGGCAGATATGGTGCAAAAGTTGATCGATGGCGTTACGACTGTTATTGCGGCAGTGCTTGAGGCTGCTAATATGGCGAAGGAGTTCATTAATAACGTCATTGCCAAGGTCGTAGAAGTGTTCACAGAATTTACTTCGTGGGCGAGAAAGCTTTTTAACCCAGGTTATCGATATGCGAGCAGCCATCCTTACATCAAAATCGATACTCAAAGACTACGAGAATATGCTCAGCGCTTAAGCACAGTCAATAAGAGATTGAACCATCTTGACCGAAGTCTTGACTCGCTTTATACCAAGGTAGGACTCTTGGATGTATGGAGTTTGATGCAGGCAGATTTGATGACAGGGGAAAGCTGGAGAATTAATCGATGTATTTCCTATTTGGAAGAAACATTAGAAGATTTTGAATCGGCGGAACGGAAGATTATGAATCAACTGGGATAG
- a CDS encoding WXG100 family type VII secretion target — protein sequence MADLIKVDTGRVAAAATTIAAYNNRIRDDFSSVESAIRALNSVWDSSAAEQAMDSFYNIKNTYHEPRYTVMNNYVKFLQQQVDPGYTQTETVNTFLADLFK from the coding sequence ATGGCTGATTTAATAAAAGTAGATACCGGACGTGTGGCTGCGGCTGCAACTACTATTGCTGCCTATAATAATAGAATCAGAGATGACTTTTCATCTGTCGAGTCTGCAATTCGGGCACTGAATAGTGTCTGGGATAGTAGTGCTGCTGAGCAGGCGATGGATTCCTTCTATAATATAAAGAATACTTATCATGAACCGAGATATACAGTAATGAATAATTATGTGAAATTTCTACAACAGCAGGTTGATCCCGGCTACACACAGACAGAAACAGTGAACACATTTTTGGCGGATTTGTTTAAATAA
- a CDS encoding WXG100 family type VII secretion target: MSQFIKVNHSQFENAADAIDTYLTSQKKNMAAAESEVKNLEATWQGTDSKHFQQQWNKVDDNDSTSKNMTKALENYAKFLRYAVSQYKEAQSKAVNRANWL, from the coding sequence TTGAGTCAGTTTATAAAAGTAAACCATAGTCAGTTTGAGAATGCTGCAGATGCCATTGATACCTACCTAACAAGTCAGAAAAAAAACATGGCAGCAGCTGAGAGTGAAGTAAAGAACCTTGAAGCCACTTGGCAGGGAACAGATTCAAAACATTTCCAGCAGCAGTGGAATAAGGTGGATGACAATGATTCTACTTCAAAGAATATGACGAAAGCATTGGAGAATTATGCAAAGTTTTTAAGATATGCTGTAAGCCAATATAAGGAAGCACAATCGAAAGCAGTTAATAGAGCAAATTGGTTATAA
- a CDS encoding FHA domain-containing protein: MGKTTVELRKNKYKVLNKLLYPEAINERELNAIAHGLFENLIPVHAEVNKKGVALTGSIVDMMPLQSYFSGVVSKKMFLGVIMQLVAVVKDCEKNLMNVNNLMLDWHSIFLDPRTKKIKCIFWPIVNNQHPYGLAEFFYDLPFRVVFTKHEDHGYMNTYLNYFKNHSIFSINGFEKTLFEIIGKPVENKSYLPSDSSKIGDSKRFSAKQEEGKSKNAPIAYDPFSAPVVKEEVSMFCTSCGKQNIESAKFCVHCGTPFKLVETPLPPKSTSASETNVYESAARKSDTQSFSETTVLGAEPYDTGTTVLGVEMGEEPTFPYLIREKTQDKISVDKPSFRIGKESRYCDYFIPNNNAISRSHADILTKDRRYYIIDHNSTNKTYVEGRVIPVEKEVEIFSGTKLRLANEDFVFYI, translated from the coding sequence ATGGGTAAAACAACTGTTGAACTGCGGAAAAATAAATATAAGGTTTTGAATAAGCTACTATATCCCGAAGCCATCAATGAACGTGAATTAAACGCCATTGCTCACGGGTTATTTGAGAATCTTATTCCTGTTCATGCAGAAGTGAACAAAAAGGGTGTAGCGTTAACGGGTTCAATCGTTGATATGATGCCGCTGCAATCCTATTTTAGCGGTGTTGTTAGCAAGAAGATGTTTTTGGGTGTCATCATGCAACTAGTAGCTGTTGTAAAGGATTGTGAAAAGAACTTGATGAATGTAAACAATCTTATGCTAGATTGGCATTCTATTTTTCTTGATCCTAGAACGAAAAAAATTAAATGTATTTTTTGGCCGATTGTAAATAACCAACATCCATATGGTTTGGCAGAGTTTTTTTATGATTTGCCCTTTCGTGTGGTTTTTACGAAACACGAAGACCATGGATACATGAATACGTATTTAAACTATTTTAAGAATCACTCCATTTTTTCCATTAACGGCTTCGAAAAAACACTCTTTGAAATAATAGGAAAACCGGTAGAAAACAAGTCCTATCTTCCATCTGATTCAAGCAAGATTGGAGACAGTAAACGGTTTTCTGCTAAGCAAGAGGAAGGAAAGTCTAAAAATGCTCCGATTGCCTATGATCCGTTTAGCGCTCCTGTGGTAAAAGAAGAAGTTTCGATGTTTTGTACCAGTTGTGGAAAACAAAATATAGAAAGTGCCAAGTTTTGTGTTCACTGTGGTACGCCTTTTAAATTGGTTGAAACACCTCTGCCTCCAAAATCTACTTCTGCTTCGGAAACAAACGTTTATGAGTCTGCAGCAAGAAAAAGTGATACACAAAGTTTTAGTGAAACGACCGTCCTGGGTGCAGAACCTTATGATACGGGTACAACGGTACTTGGTGTAGAGATGGGCGAAGAACCCACTTTCCCCTATTTAATTAGGGAAAAAACGCAAGATAAAATCAGCGTTGACAAGCCATCTTTCCGTATTGGGAAGGAAAGCCGGTACTGTGATTATTTTATTCCCAATAATAATGCCATTAGCCGAAGTCACGCAGACATTCTTACAAAGGATCGTCGTTATTATATTATCGATCATAACTCGACAAATAAAACGTATGTAGAAGGACGAGTGATTCCGGTAGAAAAAGAGGTTGAGATTTTCTCAGGAACGAAACTAAGATTGGCAAATGAAGACTTCGTTTTTTACATATAA
- a CDS encoding protein phosphatase 2C domain-containing protein, with protein sequence MEVLTAAYSDIGIKKATNQDSLCVKVADTSLGKVVLAVICDGMGGLSKGEVASASVVHAFSEWFEQELPVQLANGDMDEIRYRWDRIIKEQNQRIAEYGRRIRIQLGTTLTALLLIDSDFMLIGHVGDSRVYRLDQQLETLTEDQTVVGREISRGTLTPEQAKSDPRRNVLLQCIGASKLVEPQFIAGTPKRGEVYLLCSDGFRHMISEAEIYNAFSPAVLRDEAFMEQKARELVELNKQRQETDNITLVLVKIQ encoded by the coding sequence ATGGAAGTATTAACAGCGGCATACAGCGATATTGGGATAAAAAAAGCAACAAATCAAGACAGTTTATGTGTGAAGGTTGCGGATACATCACTTGGAAAGGTTGTTCTAGCAGTTATTTGTGACGGCATGGGCGGCCTCTCCAAAGGTGAGGTTGCCAGTGCAAGTGTCGTCCATGCCTTTTCAGAATGGTTCGAACAGGAACTGCCCGTCCAACTTGCGAATGGAGATATGGATGAAATCCGATATCGCTGGGATCGAATCATCAAAGAGCAAAATCAGAGAATCGCAGAGTATGGAAGAAGAATACGAATTCAGCTAGGAACGACATTGACAGCTTTGCTCCTAATCGATTCGGATTTTATGTTAATTGGACACGTCGGAGATTCGAGAGTGTATCGGTTGGACCAACAGCTTGAAACACTAACCGAAGATCAAACGGTGGTCGGCAGAGAGATTAGTAGAGGAACACTAACGCCAGAGCAAGCCAAGAGTGATCCACGACGAAATGTTCTTTTGCAATGTATCGGAGCTTCTAAACTAGTAGAACCGCAGTTTATAGCCGGAACACCGAAACGGGGAGAAGTTTACTTGCTCTGTTCGGATGGGTTCCGTCATATGATTTCGGAGGCAGAGATTTATAACGCCTTTTCGCCTGCTGTACTAAGGGACGAAGCCTTCATGGAACAGAAAGCAAGAGAGTTGGTTGAACTTAATAAGCAAAGACAAGAAACCGATAATATCACACTTGTGCTTGTTAAAATTCAGTAA